From the Brassica napus cultivar Da-Ae chromosome A8, Da-Ae, whole genome shotgun sequence genome, one window contains:
- the LOC106448505 gene encoding auxin-responsive protein IAA9-like isoform X1 — MNLMGSQVLRPSLLKSAWMVLLIQGKLTRGATITTWSFLQPWRKCQCGSNGATMKDKLCETKLKDILNGKDYVLTYEDKDGDWMRAGDVPLEMFIDVCKKLNIMKGCNAIGLGAAPRAMEKSKMRA, encoded by the exons ATGAATTTGATGGGTAGCCAGGTTCTGCGGCCCTCATTGTTAAAGTCAGCATGGATGGTGCTCCTTATCCAAGGAAAGTTGACCAGAGGAGCTACAATAACTACATGGAGCTTTCTTCAGCCTTGGAGAAAAT GTCAATGTGGATCTAACGGAGCTACAATGAAGGATAAGCTCTGTGAGACCAAACTCAAGGATATTCTGAATGGAAAAGACTATGTACTCACTTATGAAGACAAGGATGGAGATTGGATGCGTGCTGGAGATGTTCCATTGGA GATGTTTATTGATGTCTGCAAGAAGCTGAATATAATGAAAGGCTGTAATGCCATTGGATtag GTGCAGCTCCGAGAGCAATGGAGAAATCGAAGATGAGAGCTTAA
- the LOC106448505 gene encoding auxin-responsive protein IAA9-like isoform X2, with amino-acid sequence MDGAPYPRKVDQRSYNNYMELSSALEKMFTTFTLGQCGSNGATMKDKLCETKLKDILNGKDYVLTYEDKDGDWMRAGDVPLEMFIDVCKKLNIMKGCNAIGLGAAPRAMEKSKMRA; translated from the exons ATGGATGGTGCTCCTTATCCAAGGAAAGTTGACCAGAGGAGCTACAATAACTACATGGAGCTTTCTTCAGCCTTGGAGAAAATGTTCACCACTTTTACTCTTG GTCAATGTGGATCTAACGGAGCTACAATGAAGGATAAGCTCTGTGAGACCAAACTCAAGGATATTCTGAATGGAAAAGACTATGTACTCACTTATGAAGACAAGGATGGAGATTGGATGCGTGCTGGAGATGTTCCATTGGA GATGTTTATTGATGTCTGCAAGAAGCTGAATATAATGAAAGGCTGTAATGCCATTGGATtag GTGCAGCTCCGAGAGCAATGGAGAAATCGAAGATGAGAGCTTAA